One Miscanthus floridulus cultivar M001 chromosome 11, ASM1932011v1, whole genome shotgun sequence DNA window includes the following coding sequences:
- the LOC136491186 gene encoding uncharacterized protein isoform X1 encodes MRGYEYETNGYHREVEDEYGDEYYDQDEYLEEGSGAGDEYVEEEEPTEGQKEILELRERLKEQIRRKAKAAAACTTGRSSSSQMPQARDKFGSFFGPSKPVISRRVIEERKSLKELHSTIAREPRPSGVHKDIPSSSKVQSKGNGHQHKQKIVNQVKRKVEALKDNRDYSFLLSDDADLSPSPKEKPAARSSLTQRADREVMQSTVKSKAPTSQPARLSNGYGPKNTMSTQRHAEGRVDSMRKEAFLNRERVVSRDSERTHCIARNGSNQASTSKTTIQKLPSSGPIANKQPSKDLNDATLRKSTVASKNHLSEIDRPKSSQSQRMQSAGQRPQHSSHGQRPHQSMQHRPQQSLQGQRPQQMTQGQKPQQSLQSQRARQSLQNQRPQQSSRIQKPQSSQTHRPQSLSNRSQPSQGQRPLSSKGQYSEQRRVQANNRVKQAERQIWPPSKSMPSRPVSSNGIRDDHAKRKQVAKRRFDEDEDEEDPFAMIRNMFGYDPSRYAGRDEDVSDMEADFATIEMEEKRSARIARQEDEEQLRLIEEEERREQERKRRKMARGR; translated from the exons ATGCGGGGCTACGAGTACGAGACCAAT GGTTACCACCGGGAAGTGGAAGATGAGTACGGAGATGAGTACTATGATCAAGATGAGTATTTGGAGGAGGGTTCGGGTGCTGGGGATGAGTATGTTGAGGAGGAAGAGCCTACAGAGGGACAAAAGGAGATCCTCGAGTTGAGAGAACGATTAAAAGAGCAGATTAGGCGAAAGGCAAAGGCTGCTGCTGCCTGCACAACTGGCCGCTCGTCATCTTCACAAATGCCTCAAGCCAGGGACAA ATTTGGCTCTTTCTTCGGGCCATCCAAGCCGGTGATTTCTCGTCGAGTGATTGAAGAAAGAAAATCATTGAAAGAACTGCATAGCACAATTGCAAGGGAGCCAAGGCCTTCTGGAGTACAT AAGGATATTCCATCGTCCTCTAAAGTGCAAAGTAAAGGAAATGGACATCAGCATAAACAGAAGATTGTTAATCAG GTAAAGAGGAAGGTTGAGGCACTTAAGGATAACCGAGATTATTCATTTCTACTCTCGGATGATGCTGACCTTTCGCCCTCTCCAAAGGAGAAACCTGCTGCTAGATCTTCCTTGACTCAAAGGGCTG ATCGCGAGGTGATGCAATCAACAGTAAAGAGCAAGGCACCAACAAGTCAACCTGCACGTTTGTCAAATGGATATGGACCTAAGAACACAATGTCAACTCAAAGGCATGCCGAAGGTAGGGTAGATTCCATGAGAAAGGAGGCTTTCTTGAATAGAGAAAGGGTTGTTTCACGTGACAGTGAGAGGACGCATTGTATTGCAAGAAATGGATCCAACCAGGCAAGCACTAGCAAAACCACAATCCAAAAGCTTCCAAGCAGCGGTCCTATTGCTAATAAGCAACCTTCCAAGGATTTGAATGATGCAACTCTGCGGAAGAGCACTGTAGCCTCGAAGAACCATCTCTCAGAGATTGACAGACCAAAATCCTCGCAAAGTCAGAGGATGCAGTCAGCTGGTCAGAGACCACAGCATTCTTCCCACGGTCAGAGGCCACATCAATCCATGCAGCATAGGCCGCAGCAGTCATTGCAGGGTCAGAGGCCACAGCAAATGACACAGGGTCAGAAACCACAACAGTCTTTGCAGAGTCAACGGGCTCGACAGTCCTTGCAGAATCAAAGACCACAGCAGTCCTCACGTATTCAGAAACCGCAATCCTCACAAACACACAGACCACAGTCACTAAGTAACAGGTCCCAGCCATCACAAGGACAAAGGCCTCTTTCTTCGAAGGGTCAATATTCGGAGCAAAGAAGAGTACAGGCAAATAATAGAGTCAAACAAGCTGAAAGGCAGATTTGGCCTCCCTCGAAGTCCATG CCATCTCGGCCAGTCTCTTCCAATGGAATTCGTGATGATCATGCAAAGAGAAAGCAAGTGGCAAAAAGAAgatttgatgaagatgaagatgaggaagaCCCCTTTGCAATGATCAGAAATATGTTCGG GTATGATCCTAGTAGATATGCAGGCAGAGATGAGGATGTCAGTGACATGGAAGCTGATTTTGCTACTATAGAAATGGAAGAGAAAAGAAG CGCAAGGATTGCTAGGCAGGAGGATGAAGAGCAACTTCGCTTgattgaggaagaagagagacgcGAGCAGGAGAGGAAGAGGCGAAAGATGGCACGAGGCCGATAG
- the LOC136491186 gene encoding uncharacterized protein isoform X2, giving the protein MRGYEYETNGYHREVEDEYGDEYYDQDEYLEEGSGAGDEYVEEEEPTEGQKEILELRERLKEQIRRKAKAAAACTTGRSSSSQMPQARDKFGSFFGPSKPVISRRVIEERKSLKELHSTIAREPRPSGKDIPSSSKVQSKGNGHQHKQKIVNQVKRKVEALKDNRDYSFLLSDDADLSPSPKEKPAARSSLTQRADREVMQSTVKSKAPTSQPARLSNGYGPKNTMSTQRHAEGRVDSMRKEAFLNRERVVSRDSERTHCIARNGSNQASTSKTTIQKLPSSGPIANKQPSKDLNDATLRKSTVASKNHLSEIDRPKSSQSQRMQSAGQRPQHSSHGQRPHQSMQHRPQQSLQGQRPQQMTQGQKPQQSLQSQRARQSLQNQRPQQSSRIQKPQSSQTHRPQSLSNRSQPSQGQRPLSSKGQYSEQRRVQANNRVKQAERQIWPPSKSMPSRPVSSNGIRDDHAKRKQVAKRRFDEDEDEEDPFAMIRNMFGYDPSRYAGRDEDVSDMEADFATIEMEEKRSARIARQEDEEQLRLIEEEERREQERKRRKMARGR; this is encoded by the exons ATGCGGGGCTACGAGTACGAGACCAAT GGTTACCACCGGGAAGTGGAAGATGAGTACGGAGATGAGTACTATGATCAAGATGAGTATTTGGAGGAGGGTTCGGGTGCTGGGGATGAGTATGTTGAGGAGGAAGAGCCTACAGAGGGACAAAAGGAGATCCTCGAGTTGAGAGAACGATTAAAAGAGCAGATTAGGCGAAAGGCAAAGGCTGCTGCTGCCTGCACAACTGGCCGCTCGTCATCTTCACAAATGCCTCAAGCCAGGGACAA ATTTGGCTCTTTCTTCGGGCCATCCAAGCCGGTGATTTCTCGTCGAGTGATTGAAGAAAGAAAATCATTGAAAGAACTGCATAGCACAATTGCAAGGGAGCCAAGGCCTTCTGGA AAGGATATTCCATCGTCCTCTAAAGTGCAAAGTAAAGGAAATGGACATCAGCATAAACAGAAGATTGTTAATCAG GTAAAGAGGAAGGTTGAGGCACTTAAGGATAACCGAGATTATTCATTTCTACTCTCGGATGATGCTGACCTTTCGCCCTCTCCAAAGGAGAAACCTGCTGCTAGATCTTCCTTGACTCAAAGGGCTG ATCGCGAGGTGATGCAATCAACAGTAAAGAGCAAGGCACCAACAAGTCAACCTGCACGTTTGTCAAATGGATATGGACCTAAGAACACAATGTCAACTCAAAGGCATGCCGAAGGTAGGGTAGATTCCATGAGAAAGGAGGCTTTCTTGAATAGAGAAAGGGTTGTTTCACGTGACAGTGAGAGGACGCATTGTATTGCAAGAAATGGATCCAACCAGGCAAGCACTAGCAAAACCACAATCCAAAAGCTTCCAAGCAGCGGTCCTATTGCTAATAAGCAACCTTCCAAGGATTTGAATGATGCAACTCTGCGGAAGAGCACTGTAGCCTCGAAGAACCATCTCTCAGAGATTGACAGACCAAAATCCTCGCAAAGTCAGAGGATGCAGTCAGCTGGTCAGAGACCACAGCATTCTTCCCACGGTCAGAGGCCACATCAATCCATGCAGCATAGGCCGCAGCAGTCATTGCAGGGTCAGAGGCCACAGCAAATGACACAGGGTCAGAAACCACAACAGTCTTTGCAGAGTCAACGGGCTCGACAGTCCTTGCAGAATCAAAGACCACAGCAGTCCTCACGTATTCAGAAACCGCAATCCTCACAAACACACAGACCACAGTCACTAAGTAACAGGTCCCAGCCATCACAAGGACAAAGGCCTCTTTCTTCGAAGGGTCAATATTCGGAGCAAAGAAGAGTACAGGCAAATAATAGAGTCAAACAAGCTGAAAGGCAGATTTGGCCTCCCTCGAAGTCCATG CCATCTCGGCCAGTCTCTTCCAATGGAATTCGTGATGATCATGCAAAGAGAAAGCAAGTGGCAAAAAGAAgatttgatgaagatgaagatgaggaagaCCCCTTTGCAATGATCAGAAATATGTTCGG GTATGATCCTAGTAGATATGCAGGCAGAGATGAGGATGTCAGTGACATGGAAGCTGATTTTGCTACTATAGAAATGGAAGAGAAAAGAAG CGCAAGGATTGCTAGGCAGGAGGATGAAGAGCAACTTCGCTTgattgaggaagaagagagacgcGAGCAGGAGAGGAAGAGGCGAAAGATGGCACGAGGCCGATAG